The window ATGCTGAAACGCTGCCAAGGGCACCGCATCCGACCACAACGGCATAACTCTGCATTAATCTCTTTTGATGATCTGTCCCTATAGGCTGAAACAGTGTTTGTTGAGAATATCTTGAAAGTAGTTCGAGCATTCTTCGAATGGATTAAAAAAAGTAACTGCAATAAGGGATGTTTTCAGTTCCACCGTAACCACGGAAGCGGGAAGAATTCAGGATAATTCATCGTCCGTCCGGCATAACAGCTGTACTATTTTGTGCTTGAACAGAAACCCTGTGTTTGAATGACAACTGCCCACGTACAGGGCACGGAGTAATTGCGGAACCGGAGCGTACTCAAGTACGTGAGGATTACGGAATTATTACTGCAACGCAGAAGAGGGGAGTCTTCATTCAAACACTATTTTTGAATGACAACCTTTGTCTTAGGCTCCACAAAGTCAAAAAGCTCCTCAACATCCTCATTCCTTAAACGAATGCATCCGTTAGACATTGCCTTGCCAATTGAGTCAGGTTCTGCGGTTCCATGAATTCCGTAACCATAAAGCCCCTCTTTTTCTACAAATCCAATCCAACGTGTCCCCAGAAGATTTTTCGGATGACCAAATGGAAATACTCCTTCAGGAGAATACCACACAGGATTCATTAATTTGTCTTTAACGTAGAAAACCTCTTCAGGTGTTTTATCATACTTCCCTATACCGACAGGGAATTGTTTAATAAAGTGACCATTCAGTAACACCGTTAATGTAAAATCACTTTTGTCTACCAGAAGTGAAATCTCACCTTTTAAAAGCTTTAATCTTTCTCCAACTCTAATCAACGTACGTCCTTTATGATTAATACGCATAATCAGCTTATGCGGAGTATTAAATTCAGCGGCTATCTTAACCAGACTGTCACCTGGCTTAACCGTATACAGGAAAGAATCAGGATCCGGAACCTGAGAAAACACCAGCTCTTCATTTAAAATATCAAGCTGTTTCTTTATTTCTTCTCGTTTAGTATAAAAGGCATCAGTGAAATACAAGTCAGACAGCATATTTCTTGCTTCGTATTTTTTCCCTTGTTTAATATACCCTAACGCCAGATCAAGCGTACTTGGGCTCATCTCCTCATGAACCTTGATCTCCTTCTTTACAACCTTTCTCACGGCTTCACTCTTAACATCTTCATCCGGTATTTCCAGTATATCTTCTTCATAAATGAACCCCTTTTCTTCCGGGTCACCAGACGCATCAACTGTGATATTGGAAAAATTGTGACTGACAAAACACAAAAGATTCACCAAGAAAAATGTCACTAGAAACGATTTCACAGAAACAATAGTTTTAACGGGTACATGTGAAATATCCATTTATTTCCTTTTTTCAAATTTTCAGTACGGTTATACTCATCTTACAATGGTTTTCGGATAAAATCCGAGATAAAATTGAGCGAGTATACCTTCACCAAGATTTGGTTTTAGTATATTAACCTCAAATAAAAAAATTCTCGCTCTTTACAAATAAACTGCTAAACTCCATTACACAAAAATGAGAACATTGAGCTGAATTTCCACAAAACGCATTTATTTGTAAAAACTCGAAAATAACACAGCAATATTTTTATGTCAAGTTAAAATGTACCCTGAAATAAAAATATTGACAATATATGGTATCTATGATATTAATAGACGCTTTATTCGTATGGAAATTACAGACTCCAATTCTGCCCCATCCTATGAGGGCACTATATGCATCCCGTACCAGCTGTTATTTTATAGATCATTAACCAAATTTAGGAAAGCGTATTAGAATATCATGCTTAAGACTTATATAGCTAAAACAGAAAAAGTAGAGAGAGATTGGTATCTGATTGATGCCAAAGATAAGGTTTTGGGAAGAATGGCCTGTAAAATCGCTATGATTCTACAGGGCAAAACGAAACCCGTATATACGCCACATGTTGATACGGGTGATTTTGTTATTGTGATTAATGCCGAAAAGATAAAGCTGACAGGCAACAAAATGGAGAATAAGGCTTACTATTCTCATTCAGGTTATGCAGGTGGTTTCAAGAAACATCCTGTAAAAACCTGGTTGATCAAACATCCTGATATGGTTACAAAATTAGCAGTCAGAGGAATGCTGCCAAAGACAAAGCTTGGCAATGTTATGTTAAAAAAATTAAAGGTTTACGCTGGAGCAGAGCATCCTCACGAAGCTCAGCAGCCAAAAATTCTGGAATTTTAATTAAAAGGTAAAGAGTATAATGATTGATAAAGCAGGTTTTTATTGGGGTACAGGGAGACGTAAGACATCAGTAGCAAGAGTTCGTATCAGGGAAGGCACAGGAGCTATCCTTATAAACAAAAAAGGTATAGGCGATTTCTTTCCCAGGGAGAGAGACAGGTTTGTTGTTTGTTTGCCTTTAAAGACGACGAAATGCCTTGAAAAGTATGACGTATTTGTAAATGTAAGGGGTGGCGGTATTACCGGACAGGCCGGTGCGGCATCTCTGGGTATTGCAAGAGCCCTGCTCAAATCTGATCAGACACTGGCAGAAAGCCTGAGGGGCGAGAGCCTTCTCACCCGTGACAGCAGAATGGTTGAGCGGAAAAAATATGGCCAAAAAGGTGCAAGAAAAAGCTTCCAGTGGACGAAAAGATAATTTGTTCCCTGCTTTTGATCAGGTCCTTTTTTTCACAGAAAGAGTCTCGCCAGTGCGTCAGATCTGCGTATAGTTCTGAACACCTGAATTACAGCCGCTGAAGAAGGTTTTCTGGAATTTCAGACAGAGAGTCTGCGTGAAATGATGATTTTCCGATTAAACCAAAACCAGAAATTGAGTAAAACTCGGCGAAGGATTTTCCCCGGATAAAAAGACCGAGGATTTTTCGATTGAGAAAGAATCAGAGTCCGTGCGCAAGCTGGTTCCGAAAACCGAAAGAAAAGCAGTTTGAAACAGATATATCTTAAATGGCTGCCCGCATATTCAATTCCTTTTACTATGAGGAAGCCTTGATCTTAAAAAATGCAGGCTCAGCAAATCTCAAGAAGACGCTCCTCCATTTAAAAGCCTCTTGAAAGAAACACTTCTGTTCGTCATCCACGGCAGAGGGAGTCCGATACAGATCTGCATCGGACTGTAATGACCTCTCCGCTATCCACCATTCTGGTCTCTAACCAGTTAAGTAATTAGAGAAAAACAGAAAAACGATTGAGCACCACCTGCATACCTGCGGGTAAGGAAGCAAACAAAGTGCATCATGGACCTGCCATGTGAGATATCCTGCATGACAGCTCATTGCTTAAGGGCAGTTTTGTGGTCACCAGCCTCAAACGGGCTCTTCCGTTTCGTTCAGATGAGAGCAATATGTTTCACCGAAGTCAAGGCCCTCCCGAGTTAAATCTCAAACCAATATTAATCCTTATCTCGATCCTTATAGAACCTCTCCATTGCAACACCATGGTCTGTTTCCTTATTAAAGACATCCAGCTCCTTGCGATATATAAGATGACAGGAGCGACAGGAACGTTTGACCACATCCAATTTTGCCCTGGCTGCTGTGAGTTCCTTCTCTCCGCAGACAAGAAGAAGCTTTGACATAGCATTATTAAATTCCTCTTTAAACTCAGAAAATCCCTCTGGAATTTCTGAACTTCCGAGATCTAACTGGTTGAAAGAGCTGCTTATTTTATTACATAAGCTTTTTGCATCCTCCCACTCTTCCCGCTTTATTTTGCCTGATAATGAGCGGGTATCCTTCCTCATTCCCTCCATCACTTCTTTGAACCCCAGCTTGACAAACCATTCATCAGCATCAGTATCTTGTTCAACTTTTCCCTGACTACAAGAGATTAAAAAGATTATGCCAATAAACGAAAACCGTAAAAACTTTCTTAAAAAGCCATTATAATGTATTACCATAGTAAAGACGAAGTCCCTTCTCCCTTAAAAGCCAAACGATTTATATTTATAGAAAACACCTATGCAAAAGGGATGAGAATTGGCTATTATCCTCACCCCTTCCAGACTAACCTAATCGTTTAACTATAAATCAAACGTAAAAATATGCAATCAAATTTTTGTGAAAAAACCTAGAAAAGACCTTTTACCTTGCCTGTTTCCACATCCACATCCACTCGTCGGAAAGCGGGATCTGAACACGTCCCGGGCATGAGTTTGATAGTTCCTGCGATTGGCACGACAAATCCTGCACCTTTGAATGTCAATATATCCCTGATATTCAATCTCCACCCTTTCGGAGCGCCCTTAAGCTGAGGGTTGTCTGTAAGAGAAAGATGTGTTTTTACCATGCAGGTTCCCAACTTGGCAATTTCTGGATCTGATTCCATCGCTTTGGCCTTTGCTAATGCCTCCGGAGTGTAATCTACTCCGTCTGCACCGTAAACCTCCTGAGCAATCAACTCAATACGTTCCCTTAACGGGGTCTCTAATTCATAAAGGTACTTGAAGTTAGTTTCTTCGTTGCATGCGTCAATTACAGCATCAGCCAACTCCAGAGCTCCTTCGCCACCCTTTTCCCAGTGTCTGGAAAGAGCAACACGAGCACCTGCATCTTCTGCTACCTTACGGACTGCTTTGATTTCATTATCTGTATCTGTATAGAAATTGTTAATGCAAACCACCGGATTAATGCCAGCCTTCTTGACCACATTAACAAGGTGAAGGAGGTTTGTTTCTGCCCCTTTTACGGTCCATTCAACATTTTCTTCTTTATAAGATGGGTCGAGAGGTTGGCCAGGAACAGGAATAGGGGCGCCACCATGGCATTTGAGTGCCCTGATTGTGGCAACCAGAACAGCCGCATTGGGTTTATTTCCCGAAAAACGGCACTTCAGATTCCAAAACTTTTCAAATCCTATATCTGCACCAAAACCAGATTCGGTTACGTTATAATCACCAAGCTTCAGCCCTATCCTATCCGCAACAATTGATGATTGACCAATAGCAATGTTAGCAAAAGGTCCTGCATGTACTAAAACCGGCTGCCCCTCAATAGTCTGCATAAGGTTCGGATTAATGGCATCTACCATCCACGCGGTCATGGCACCATCAACTTCCAAATCAGCAGTAGTTACTGGTTTCCCGGACTTGTCATAAGCTAAAACAATCCGCCCCATGCGGTCGCGCATATCCTTTAAATCCTTTGCAACAGCAAGAATAGCCATGATCTCTGACGAAACAGCAATGGCGAATCCAGAACTCATCATGAATCCATCCATCTTTCCACCAATACCAATCGTAATATCACGAAGAGCCTGTGCACAGAAATCGATAATCCATTTAGATTCAACCCTGTTTGGATCAATATCAAGACGTTTCAAGTTTCTTTTGGACAGCTGATCATCATTGTAGTTAAATTCATGCTGTAATCTTGATGTGAGGGCTACCATGCCAAGGTTGTGGGCGTTCATTATTGCATTAATGTCTCCTGTAAGTCCTAAAGAAAAAGGAGTCAATGGGATACATTGTGAAAGCCCTCCACCTGCAGCAGATCCCTTTATATTCATCGTCGGCCCGCCGGATGGCTGTCGAATAGCACCAATAACCTTCTTGTTCCTCTTTCCCAGCCCCTGCACCAGACCCATAGTTGTAGTAGATTTCCCCTCTCCCAATGGGGTAGGTGTAATTGCAGTCACATCAACATATTTTCCATCCGGCTTATCGCCAAGCCGTTTCATAGCCTTATTAAAATCAATCTTAGCTACATAGTGCCCATGAGGAAGAAGTTCATCCTTTTCCAGGCCTAACTCTTCGGCTAATTGATAAACTCTTTTCATGCGAGCCTCTGCGTCTTCTGCTATTTCCCAGTCTGCATGTTTCGTAGGATCCAAAGCCATTGTATAGCCTCCTTTCGATTAACTAATTTTTTAAAATAAAAGATTATTACCTTCCTGATATTCTGATATACAAACAGTACCAATACGAACAAGCTCCTTACATCGAAGTTTCTCAAAAGACTGCTAAACGATAAACGTGCTGATTATAATAACAAATTCACAGAGGTCAAGAAAAATGATTTGATGAAAAATGGTTTGATTGTATTTTTTCGAATCGAAACTCCTCTCCCATTATCAAGATCGCTATTACCAATGGCCAGATAGCTAACCTCAGAACCTGGATTATAGTTAGACTCCAAAAAACAATTGACAAATCCGACAAGAATGGTTCTAATAAATCCATTACCCAGACCTTCTTGTCTCACCATCCACTATTCTTACTATGAGCGTTACAAAAAATACAATCGGTGTTTGCGCTATACTTTTCATGCTCTTGTCACTGCAGTCATGCGGTGCCAAACGTTCACCGGTAGAGCAATTAGCCGCTCGGCTGAATGATGTTCCGGAGTACACGATTATTCTGGACGATATGCAAACCGGTGGTGCTATTTTCAAACAATATTACCACAAATATAAAGTCATTATTGGTGATAAGGCGAATTACACCGGATGGGAAAGAACATCTGAACCTTTTTATCGTCAAAATGAAAATTATCTTGGCATGGCGCTCTTATCCAAGACCGAAGAGGGTTATGTCACCAAGTCCGCCTCCCCACCTGGATTTCAATACGTTGGAAACTCTCGCTACGGTGAATGGAGAACCGACAGCTCTGGCAACTCTTTCTGGGCATTTTACGGGCAATACATGTTCATGTCCCACATGTTTGGTATGTTTAACAGACCTGTCTATCGTAACGATTATAATACTTATACCGAATACAGAAACAGTAACAGGCCATATTATGGCAGAAATAACCAATTTGGAACAAATGGCACGATTACAAAACAAACACATAAGAATTTCTTTGAAAGAAAGATGGCAAAACAGAAGATGGCAAAGAGGAGTTTTAAAGATAAAGTCGGGCAGAGGATAGGAAGAAGCCGTAGCCCATTCCGAAGCAGAGGAGGAGGTTTTGGTAAATAATGATTTTTAACAATCTCATTTCAGCTTTTATCTATCTGTTATGCTGCTATTTCCTTTTCTGGCTGGGAAAACTTGCATATAATCTCATACATCGGGACATCAATGTAAGCGATGAGTTGGTGACAAAGGACAATTGTGCATTCGCTCTCTCACTGGTCGGCTACTATCTGGGTTTGGTTTTTGCTATTGGCGGTGTAATCGTGGGAGAATCTGACGGCTTACTGGAAGACCTGATAGATATTTTTATTTATGGCCCTATCGCTATTATCCTCATGAATGTCTCTACAGTTGTCAACGACAAACTGATATTGTATGGTTTTAATAACAAAAAAGAGATCTTCAAGGATCAGAATGCTGGAACTGGTGCTGTTGAATTGGCCGTCTATCTGGCCACTGGAATGATTATCTTTGGTTCTATATCCGGCGAGGGAGGCGGTATTCTGACACTGCTTGCCTTCTGGGTTATTGGACAAGTGTCGCTTATTATCATTGGTTTTGCTTATAATTTCATCACTCCTTATTGTATTCACGAACACATTGAAAAAGACAATGTAGCCGTCGGTATCAGTTACGCCGGCGCTATCGTAGGGGTCGCAAATATCGTGAGTCATTCTATCAGCGGAGACTTTTCCAGCTGGAGTGAAAGTCTTATCACGTATGCCGGGTATTTTATCTTAGGCATCATTTTGCTTCCTCTGATCCGTATATATACGGACAAGATCCTTTTACCAGGCAAAAAATTAACTGATGAGATTGTCAATCAAGAAAAACCAAACCTGGGAGCTGCGTTTATTGACGCATTTTCATATATAGGCTCTTCATTCCTCATAACATGGTGTATCTAAATTCATGATAAGCACCACGTAATAACATTCTATCTTCCCTGTTAAAATTAAGAGGTTGCACTGACACTCTATGCAATACAAATTACTATCCCCGGGATCTGAGTCAGACAACACTGTTTTCAAAGGTTGATCTTCACGTATTTTACATGCCCAACCCACTTTTTATAACTCAAAGCAGAATACTCAAGATATGCATCTTCGCCACAGGTTGTGCCGGTATTGTAGCGGAGTTTGTACTCTCAACCCTGGCTAGCTATCTCCTGGGAAACCCTATCCTTCAGTGGACCATCATAATGTCTTTGATGCTGTTTGCAATGGGACTCGGAAGCCGGGTAAGTAGATATTTACACAGCAATCTGCTTGACAAGTTCATTTTCCTGGAATTCGCACTCTCAATCCTCTGTGCTATATCCGTAGCGCTTTGCTATTGGTTTTCAACATTCAGTATACATACAAGCCTGTTGATCTATTCCTTCAGTATATTAATCGGGATACTCATTGGTGCAGAAATACCCTTAGTCACCAGGATGAATGAGTCATATGAGGATTTGAAGGAAAATATCTCATCTGTCATGGAAAACGATTATTATGGCTCTCTGGCGGGAGGACTTTTGTTCGCTTTTTTTGCTCTTCCCTATTTTGGCCTCACGTATACACCAATCGCCCTTGGAATAATAAATTTTATGGTAGCCTCTTTCCTTTTCTGGAGATTCAGACGTTTGATTTATTATAAACGCACCCTTCAGATCTCATTCTGGACAATTACCTCATGTTTCTTAATCTTCCTGTTTGCGGTTAAACCGATTGTTCTATTTAGCGAACAGAAAAAATATAAAGATAAAATTATCTACTCGAAGCAAACCGCATATCAGAAAATTGTAATAACTCAGTGGAAAGATAAATATTGGCTTTTTATTAACGGGAACGAACAATTCTCAACATTTGATGAAGAAAAATATCACGAACCTCTCATCCACCCGGCAATGTCTCTTTCTGAACAGAGAAAAAATATCTTAATTCTTGGCGGCGGTGAAGGCCTGGCAGCAAGGGAACTCCTGAAATATACTGATGTAGAAAGCATTACTATTGTTGACATCGATCCAGAGATGACAGAAATTGCTCAAAATCACCCTGTTATTACTGAGATCAATCAAAACTCAATGGTTGACTTGAAGGTACACGTCACAAATCAGGATGCCTTTAAATTTGTGGAAAACAATAAGGAAATTTTTGATGTCATAATAGCTGACTTGCCTGACCCGAATTCAATCCATCTTGCAAGACTCTATTCAAAGGAATTCTATTCACTCTGTCTGAAGAGTCTGACCAGGTACGGGGTTTTCGTAACACAGGCAACCAGTCCCGTCCATTCGGTAAACTCATACCTGTGCATTATAAGTACGATGAAATCAGCAGGCTTTACCGTCCTGCCCTATCATAACAATATTCCAACTCTTGGAGAATGGGGTTGGTGCCTCGGGATGAGAGAAGAAACAATAACATTTGATATGTTGAAATCAAAAGTAATGAAAATCGATCTGGAAAATATTCCAACACAATTCCTGAACAATGAGGCAATAATTTCAATGATTCATTTTGGCAAAGGGATTTTGAACAAGAAGGAAGCGGTAAAAATCAACACTATCTTAAATCCGGTTTTAGTACAGTACTATAAAAAAGGTGCCTGGGCTGTATATTAATTATAATCTGAGAGATATACAATCACAGGCACCCATAAACAAAATGCAGGAAAATTGCTCATACCAATGAACGTCATAGAGGGCAATACCTTATCAGATTGCCTGATAAGGCCACATATTCTGTCGCCTTGGTCTCTACTTTTAATCGGAAGAGCTGAGAAAACCTGTTAACTGTACGTTACCCTTCGGCTCAATGGTAAGGATTTTCGTGTTTAGGGAAGCACCCTTATTAATTCCTGCCATTTGAATCATAAGGATATTCCCGAGTTCAATATCCGTAGTAGGTGGAGTCTTTTTTCGCCTGATTCAATATAGTGCCTACGACACGTGTATCAGACTCTTTCAGGAAATTGGCTGCTTGATTCACCATTTTGACAGAAGCATGTCCAGACTTGACAACAAAGATTACGCCATCAACTAAAGGTAGCAATGGCCTCACACTGCCTAATGCTTCCAACAATGGCGGTGCATCTATAAGTACGATATCGAAGCGTTGTTTCAGGATATCCAATACCTTTGTAAGGAACGTAAAATACTGTGGACCTTCATTTCTCAATTCATCACTACCTGAAGTTAATAAAGAAAGGCTCAATCCCTCAATGGATTTAAGACATGAGAGAACTTCATTTTCAACCAATCTGCTGCCCACCATACGGCCCAAACGCTTGATAATGGATGAGTAATCTTCCTGGAAATGAATTCTTCTGTCCTCATAGGTCTCCACATGTCCTGGTTCGAAAGCATATTCACCCTGTTTCCAGCTGAACAACTTTTGAAGGTGTTCTTCCATTTGAAGTTTTAAAGGGCCCTGTAATTGACTTTGATTAATATAGCCTGAGTTAATGAGAATATATCCCATAGGCAGACCGGTACGTTTGTTTCGATCCAGGGCATCTTTCAATTGATTCTCGTCAATAAATCCACCGCGAAGAAGCATTGTTCCCAACCGATTGGCAAAGGGAACTTCCTGGCTCTGGAGGTGAACCAGCCGGCCATTTTCAAAGACAACAGTCATAGCTTGAGAATCATCTTTTACCACAAGTTTTCCACTCTGCTTTTTCAAAGAAATAAGAAAGAACAGATCATCGATACTGCACGTATCTAAAGTCCCATGATCCAGGTTCTTTGACAGTATCTTTGTCATAATATTCAACAATCCATTCCGATTCCCATTATCTAAACCAAACTTGTTATGCAGAGACGGCCGTTGCAGATCTGCATCAACCATTGCTACACGCAGCCCGCCCTTTGCCAGATTTATGGCTGAATTTGCAAGTACTGTTGTCTTTCCTTCACCAACAGTTGCACTTTCGATCAAGAGTATTTGTCCAGACATCCCCGATTCCAGGAGAGGCAATCCGCATATCAGACTACTTGAAACATTATAATATCTCCCACTTCTCACCTTGTCTTTCTTCTGCTCGTTAAGTTTCAACTGGGACCCATTCGTCGGTAAAACAAGCGACTCTGTCCTGTTCAGATACCTGTTATATGGTAACATGCCTATAACAGGCAGTTCAAGATGCTGCATGATGTCCTCTGGAGTCCTGATCGTTTTGTCCATATATTCAATGAAAAAAGTAAATCCCAAACCAAAAAACAGCCCCATGACTACAGCCAGTGAAATATTAAAGATAACATTTGGTTTGACAGGCAGACGGGGAATAACCGCAGCATCAACGATGCTGATGTTTTGGCTCTCCATATTGCCAGTAAGATTGATTTCTTTGGCTTGTTTCAGCAGGATATCATAAATTGCCTTATCACTTTCCGCCTCCAATTCCAACATACCATAATTTGTAAACTTACCATCATACAAATCAGCCTGCGAATCCTTCTCCGCCAGAATCTGTGTTTCAGTGCCCACATCAACCACTGCTCGGTCTAATTCTATCCTCATCGACTCTTTTAACCGACCCGCTTCATCAACAATACTCTTTTCCAGCTGGCTTATGCTTGAATCAATCTCAATGATCTTTGGATGCTTAGGACCATACTTGGTATTCAGCTCCATTTTATTCGTCCTTAGCTGAACTAATTGTCTGCGCAGATCCTGGATGACATAGTGGTCTTTCACTTCCGGCAACGCGAAAAAACTGTCACTATCCACTGGATGGAAATCAATCTCATTAAATTCAAATTCGCTGATTGAAAGGATAGACTTTGCAAGCTTAATTTTATGATCTCTCAGCTGATTCTTCAGCCAGTTAAAGGTATTTTGAGATGCCATACTTTTTAATTGGTTGTTTCTCTCAACAAACGCCTTTACATGCGAATTAGCAATTCGTGCCGCCATTTCTGGAGAGTGATCGTTAAAGCTTATGCTCACTATATTGGTTTTTGGTATAGGTATAATTTCGAGTTCTGAAAGATACCAACTCACTACCTGTTTCCGCTTTAAGAGTATCTCTTCATCTTTTACATCTTTTCCGCTGCCTTGTCTTTTTGGAACTTCCGGAGTATTTGAACTCGAAGGGGATAAAGATTTTTTGATAAATCCCTGAAAGTCATTCATCAGTGAGACAATAAAGTTCGGTTTTTCCTTATTGGCCTCATAATATTCCTCCAGCTGCAAGTCTTCAGTAATCTTTCTGGCAAGATTCCTGCTTTTGAGTAATTCACACTGTGTATCAAAGTAAAAGTCACTCCGGGTATCCATATCTGAAACCTGAGTCATGCCTTTAACAGGCGAAGAAAATCCTTCGATCATCACCTGAGCGGTTGCCTGGTAGACAGGTTTTGTATAATAGGTTTTGACGGAGACCACGGATATTACCGCCAGGAAGAAGGTGATGGCAATCCATTTACGTTTCCAGATGATAGAAAGATAGTCCGCAAGATGTACTTCCTGTTCAAATGTTGTTCTCGGTGGCGGGGTATAGTCTCGATTCGTTTCATTTCTCATATTAATATCCTAACATTTTAAAGGTTAAAAATATCGTCCTGGAACCTTAATAATGTCGTCAGGCATCACAATATCTTCCATACGAGTATCAATTTCCTGTTCTCGACCATTTATCAGACGAATGATCTTTGTTCGTTTCAAGGCAGCATTTTCAGTATACCCTCCTGCACGGGACACAGCTTCACGAACAGTCAGGCCTGTCTCCCATTTGAATTCACCAGGCCGCATTATCTCTCCGTTAACAAATATCCTGGAAATTTTGTTAACATAAATAGTATCACCGCTGGTAACATAAAATACATCATACGCGATATCGTCACTGTATTTCGATAGATCTAATGTTATCACACTGTTGTCTTCAAGATTCACAGGTGAAATAACCCCTTTATGATTTTGAAGTTGTTTCGGTCTTACTATTTTTATTACTCTTCCTGCCAGGTCAGTAAATCCGCCAGCCATCGAGATTAATTCCAGTATATGGGTTTTTCTTTTCAGAACATAACTTCCAGGTTTTTGTATTTCACCAAGGAGAAACACTTTTTGATTCCTGTACTGCTGAATACCAACCGACACTTCAGGCTTTACCAGATAACCATCACTTAATCTTTTTTTTAAGTGATTTTCAAGCTCAAAGAGTGTAAGGCCGGCAGAGTGTACCTTGCCAATAAGGGGAAAGGTAAATGCACCGTCCTTTGATACCTCAACAACACGGTTTAAATCGTCATTGTCCCACACCTGTATAGTGAGAATGTCATCTGAACCTATATGGTATTCTTCATCAAAAAGAGTTTCAGCAGAGATATCTGAGTCTGAAATTCTAGAAAAAACGAGGAGGCAAAGACTTGTCAATAGTATTTTTAAAAGAAATTTATAACACATTAATCAACAACTCCCAAAAAATTATATTAACAAAATTAATGGCAATTGAAAGAGAAATCCACAACCTGTTTTCTTAACCGCGGAGGTCGAAAAATCGTACTTTTGAACCTTTTTCAATAACCAGACGCTCTTTATTATTGCCTATCCGGGTAGAAAAAACCTTTTGCAGCCTCTCAT is drawn from Candidatus Scalindua sp. and contains these coding sequences:
- a CDS encoding polyamine aminopropyltransferase; its protein translation is MPNPLFITQSRILKICIFATGCAGIVAEFVLSTLASYLLGNPILQWTIIMSLMLFAMGLGSRVSRYLHSNLLDKFIFLEFALSILCAISVALCYWFSTFSIHTSLLIYSFSILIGILIGAEIPLVTRMNESYEDLKENISSVMENDYYGSLAGGLLFAFFALPYFGLTYTPIALGIINFMVASFLFWRFRRLIYYKRTLQISFWTITSCFLIFLFAVKPIVLFSEQKKYKDKIIYSKQTAYQKIVITQWKDKYWLFINGNEQFSTFDEEKYHEPLIHPAMSLSEQRKNILILGGGEGLAARELLKYTDVESITIVDIDPEMTEIAQNHPVITEINQNSMVDLKVHVTNQDAFKFVENNKEIFDVIIADLPDPNSIHLARLYSKEFYSLCLKSLTRYGVFVTQATSPVHSVNSYLCIISTMKSAGFTVLPYHNNIPTLGEWGWCLGMREETITFDMLKSKVMKIDLENIPTQFLNNEAIISMIHFGKGILNKKEAVKINTILNPVLVQYYKKGAWAVY
- the rpsI gene encoding 30S ribosomal protein S9, with amino-acid sequence MIDKAGFYWGTGRRKTSVARVRIREGTGAILINKKGIGDFFPRERDRFVVCLPLKTTKCLEKYDVFVNVRGGGITGQAGAASLGIARALLKSDQTLAESLRGESLLTRDSRMVERKKYGQKGARKSFQWTKR
- a CDS encoding cytochrome c, with product MVIHYNGFLRKFLRFSFIGIIFLISCSQGKVEQDTDADEWFVKLGFKEVMEGMRKDTRSLSGKIKREEWEDAKSLCNKISSSFNQLDLGSSEIPEGFSEFKEEFNNAMSKLLLVCGEKELTAARAKLDVVKRSCRSCHLIYRKELDVFNKETDHGVAMERFYKDRDKD
- a CDS encoding L,D-transpeptidase family protein, with the translated sequence MDISHVPVKTIVSVKSFLVTFFLVNLLCFVSHNFSNITVDASGDPEEKGFIYEEDILEIPDEDVKSEAVRKVVKKEIKVHEEMSPSTLDLALGYIKQGKKYEARNMLSDLYFTDAFYTKREEIKKQLDILNEELVFSQVPDPDSFLYTVKPGDSLVKIAAEFNTPHKLIMRINHKGRTLIRVGERLKLLKGEISLLVDKSDFTLTVLLNGHFIKQFPVGIGKYDKTPEEVFYVKDKLMNPVWYSPEGVFPFGHPKNLLGTRWIGFVEKEGLYGYGIHGTAEPDSIGKAMSNGCIRLRNEDVEELFDFVEPKTKVVIQK
- a CDS encoding formate--tetrahydrofolate ligase codes for the protein MALDPTKHADWEIAEDAEARMKRVYQLAEELGLEKDELLPHGHYVAKIDFNKAMKRLGDKPDGKYVDVTAITPTPLGEGKSTTTMGLVQGLGKRNKKVIGAIRQPSGGPTMNIKGSAAGGGLSQCIPLTPFSLGLTGDINAIMNAHNLGMVALTSRLQHEFNYNDDQLSKRNLKRLDIDPNRVESKWIIDFCAQALRDITIGIGGKMDGFMMSSGFAIAVSSEIMAILAVAKDLKDMRDRMGRIVLAYDKSGKPVTTADLEVDGAMTAWMVDAINPNLMQTIEGQPVLVHAGPFANIAIGQSSIVADRIGLKLGDYNVTESGFGADIGFEKFWNLKCRFSGNKPNAAVLVATIRALKCHGGAPIPVPGQPLDPSYKEENVEWTVKGAETNLLHLVNVVKKAGINPVVCINNFYTDTDNEIKAVRKVAEDAGARVALSRHWEKGGEGALELADAVIDACNEETNFKYLYELETPLRERIELIAQEVYGADGVDYTPEALAKAKAMESDPEIAKLGTCMVKTHLSLTDNPQLKGAPKGWRLNIRDILTFKGAGFVVPIAGTIKLMPGTCSDPAFRRVDVDVETGKVKGLF
- a CDS encoding DUF350 domain-containing protein, whose amino-acid sequence is MIFNNLISAFIYLLCCYFLFWLGKLAYNLIHRDINVSDELVTKDNCAFALSLVGYYLGLVFAIGGVIVGESDGLLEDLIDIFIYGPIAIILMNVSTVVNDKLILYGFNNKKEIFKDQNAGTGAVELAVYLATGMIIFGSISGEGGGILTLLAFWVIGQVSLIIIGFAYNFITPYCIHEHIEKDNVAVGISYAGAIVGVANIVSHSISGDFSSWSESLITYAGYFILGIILLPLIRIYTDKILLPGKKLTDEIVNQEKPNLGAAFIDAFSYIGSSFLITWCI
- the rplM gene encoding 50S ribosomal protein L13 produces the protein MLKTYIAKTEKVERDWYLIDAKDKVLGRMACKIAMILQGKTKPVYTPHVDTGDFVIVINAEKIKLTGNKMENKAYYSHSGYAGGFKKHPVKTWLIKHPDMVTKLAVRGMLPKTKLGNVMLKKLKVYAGAEHPHEAQQPKILEF